The Nitrospira tepida genome includes a window with the following:
- the dnaJ gene encoding molecular chaperone DnaJ: MSKRDYYDVLGVERTASDDEIKKAFRKLARQHHPDLHAADKDKKQAEEKFKEANEAYEVLSDPEKRKRYDMFGHSGAQGGAGFEGFDFGQGGGFGDIFNDIFEDFFGGTRGGRQRGERGSDLQYNLELTFEESIFGKEAKLKIPRWEVCHDCNGTGAKSAASIKTCPSCQGSGQIRLQQGFFSVSRTCHHCGGSGHVITEPCKTCQGRQRVYKERLLAVHIPPGIEGGMRLRLANEGEHGVNGGPPGDLFVAVSVKPHPVFSRKGQEIYCDAPINFVTAALGGQVEVPTLHGTATIKIAPGTQHEKQVRIKGAGVPSLKGGQPGDQVCVVKIHIPTKLTQRQKDLLAEFAKESGLTAATEGDGFFDKVKTLFE, translated from the coding sequence GTGAGCAAACGCGACTATTACGACGTCCTCGGAGTGGAACGCACCGCCTCCGACGACGAGATCAAGAAAGCCTTCCGGAAGTTGGCTCGCCAACATCACCCCGACCTCCACGCGGCGGACAAGGACAAGAAACAGGCGGAAGAAAAATTCAAAGAAGCCAACGAAGCCTACGAGGTCTTGAGCGATCCGGAGAAGCGCAAGCGCTATGACATGTTCGGCCATAGCGGGGCCCAGGGCGGGGCCGGGTTCGAGGGATTCGACTTCGGACAGGGCGGCGGATTCGGGGACATCTTCAACGACATCTTCGAGGACTTCTTCGGCGGGACGCGCGGCGGACGCCAGCGGGGCGAGCGAGGCTCCGACCTTCAATACAATCTTGAGCTGACGTTCGAAGAGTCGATCTTCGGCAAGGAAGCCAAGCTGAAGATTCCCCGCTGGGAGGTCTGCCACGACTGCAACGGCACCGGCGCCAAGTCGGCCGCCTCCATCAAAACCTGTCCGAGTTGCCAGGGATCAGGCCAGATCCGCCTGCAACAGGGATTCTTCAGCGTCAGCCGGACCTGCCACCATTGCGGCGGAAGCGGCCATGTCATCACCGAGCCCTGCAAGACCTGCCAGGGGCGCCAACGGGTGTATAAGGAACGGCTGCTGGCCGTCCACATTCCCCCCGGCATCGAAGGAGGGATGCGGCTCCGGCTGGCCAATGAAGGGGAGCATGGGGTCAACGGCGGTCCTCCCGGCGACCTCTTTGTCGCCGTCTCGGTCAAGCCGCACCCCGTATTCTCTCGAAAGGGGCAAGAGATCTACTGCGACGCGCCGATCAATTTCGTCACGGCCGCCCTCGGCGGACAAGTGGAGGTGCCGACGCTCCATGGGACGGCGACGATCAAAATCGCTCCCGGCACCCAGCACGAAAAACAGGTCCGCATCAAAGGCGCAGGCGTGCCCAGCCTCAAGGGCGGGCAGCCCGGCGATCAGGTCTGCGTCGTCAAGATCCACATTCCCACCAAACTCACGCAGCGCCAGAAAGACCTCTTGGCCGAGTTTGCCAAAGAGAGCGGCCTCACCGCCGCGACGGAAGGAGATGGATTTTTCGACAAGGTCAAAACGCTCTTCGAGTAA
- the grpE gene encoding nucleotide exchange factor GrpE: MENGNSLNDLSDQDTAEVASSDGQQVSDLQQLRESLAAKSDEAKANHDRYLRTVAELENYKRVSQREQRESIRYGNESILKELLPAIDNLERAIQAAKTSAGTDALIQGVELTLKQLQEAIGRFGVKPISCIGKPFDPTCQQAVTQVESSRIAPGCVVEEFQKGYLLHDRVLRAAMVSVATAPSAPDSESGQDS; this comes from the coding sequence ATGGAAAACGGCAACAGTCTCAACGACTTATCCGATCAGGACACGGCTGAAGTGGCATCAAGCGACGGCCAGCAGGTGAGTGATCTGCAGCAACTTCGTGAGAGCCTCGCGGCAAAAAGCGACGAGGCGAAGGCGAATCACGATCGCTACCTCAGGACCGTGGCGGAGCTGGAAAATTACAAGCGGGTCTCCCAGCGCGAACAGCGGGAGAGCATTCGCTACGGCAACGAATCCATCCTGAAGGAACTGCTTCCGGCGATCGACAATCTGGAGCGTGCCATTCAGGCCGCCAAGACCAGCGCCGGAACGGACGCCTTGATCCAAGGGGTGGAATTGACCCTCAAGCAACTGCAGGAGGCGATCGGCCGATTCGGGGTCAAACCGATATCCTGTATCGGTAAACCCTTCGATCCGACCTGCCAGCAAGCGGTGACCCAGGTCGAAAGCTCACGCATCGCGCCGGGATGCGTGGTCGAGGAGTTTCAAAAGGGCTATCTATTGCACGACCGTGTCTTGCGGGCCGCGATGGTGAGCGTGGCGACAGCCCCTTCGGCCCCAGACTCGGAGTCCGGCCAGGATTCTTGA
- a CDS encoding 16S rRNA (uracil(1498)-N(3))-methyltransferase, which produces MPAFFVSSEQAVGTTIVIRGDLLRHLRTSLRVRPGEELRLTEDHVRRHRARVTSVTAEQLTASVLDTAQRPAGTAPAVILGQALLKHDQMDWVIQKATELGVAFVIPLITSRGVVRPDAARIKAQRERWNKIAFEAAQQAERWDIPEVMEPQAWPDWVGALPSAATRLLLHERRRSVPLSDIPLSEAVGEPFVLAIGPEGGWTEDETYAADQAGFRSVSLGERILRAETAALAGLTLLQGRLGQLR; this is translated from the coding sequence ATGCCGGCTTTCTTCGTCTCGAGTGAACAGGCGGTCGGGACCACCATCGTCATCCGCGGCGATCTGTTGCGCCATCTTCGCACCAGCCTGCGGGTTCGACCGGGCGAAGAACTCAGGCTCACGGAGGACCATGTCCGCCGCCATCGCGCTCGGGTCACATCAGTGACCGCGGAGCAACTGACCGCGTCCGTGCTCGATACGGCTCAGCGGCCTGCTGGGACGGCGCCGGCCGTGATCCTAGGGCAGGCCCTGCTCAAGCATGATCAGATGGACTGGGTAATCCAAAAGGCGACGGAACTGGGCGTCGCCTTCGTCATACCCCTTATCACGAGCCGGGGTGTCGTGCGGCCGGACGCCGCGCGTATCAAGGCGCAGCGAGAACGGTGGAACAAGATCGCCTTCGAAGCCGCCCAGCAAGCGGAGCGTTGGGATATCCCGGAGGTCATGGAACCGCAAGCCTGGCCCGATTGGGTGGGCGCCCTTCCCTCCGCTGCCACGCGACTGTTGCTGCATGAGCGCCGCCGGTCGGTCCCCCTGTCGGATATCCCGCTCTCCGAGGCGGTTGGGGAACCTTTCGTCCTGGCCATAGGGCCGGAAGGAGGCTGGACTGAGGATGAAACCTATGCCGCCGACCAGGCGGGATTTCGATCGGTCAGCCTGGGTGAACGAATTCTTCGGGCTGAAACGGCGGCTCTCGCCGGGCTGACCCTCCTCCAAGGGAGGTTGGGACAGCTTCGCTGA
- the dnaK gene encoding molecular chaperone DnaK, translating into MGKVIGIDLGTTNSCVAIMSGGDPAVIANAEGSRTTPSVVAITDKGERLVGQIAKRQAITNPENTIYSVKRLMGRKFRNREVQDAMKRLPYKVVEADNGDAHVEIRGKRYSPAEVSAMILQKMKQTAEDYLGEKVTEAVITVPAYFDDSQRQATKDAGQIAGLNVLRIINEPTAASLAYGLDKKKDERIAVYDLGGGTFDISILEIGEGVFEVKSTNGDTYLGGDDFDLRIMDWLVEEFKKDQGIDLKKDRMALQRLKEAAERAKIELSSSQESEINLPFITADASGPKHLVTKLTRAKLEQLVDDLIQRTIEPCRKALVDAGVGARDIHEVVLVGGMTRMPKVIQTVKDFFGKEPHRGVNPDEVVAVGAGIQGGVLKGEVKDVLLLDVTPLTLGIETLGGIFTHLIERNTTIPTKKSQVFSTAADNQTAVTIRVFQGEREMANDNKLLGQFDLVGIPPAPRGVPQVEVTFDIDANGIVHVSAKDLGTGKEQSIKITASSGLSKEEIEKLVRDAQSHSDEDKKRRQLAEARNQADTLIYGTEKNLNEHGDKISEDEKTKIKDAVAALRKAMEGNDLDAIQSATQTLTSASHKLAEEMYKKASASASPGGSGGPEGNGGATGKTDEKVVDAEFEEVDKDKK; encoded by the coding sequence ATGGGAAAAGTTATCGGCATTGATTTGGGAACCACCAACTCCTGTGTGGCCATCATGAGCGGCGGCGATCCCGCCGTCATCGCCAATGCGGAGGGGAGCCGCACCACGCCGTCGGTGGTCGCGATCACCGACAAGGGCGAGCGACTGGTCGGCCAAATCGCCAAACGCCAGGCCATTACCAACCCCGAGAACACGATCTATTCGGTGAAGCGCCTGATGGGGCGCAAGTTCCGCAACCGCGAGGTGCAGGACGCCATGAAGCGCCTCCCCTACAAGGTGGTGGAAGCCGACAACGGCGACGCGCACGTGGAGATTCGTGGCAAACGGTACAGCCCTGCCGAAGTGTCGGCGATGATTCTGCAAAAAATGAAGCAGACCGCGGAGGACTATCTAGGCGAAAAAGTGACCGAGGCGGTCATCACCGTCCCGGCCTATTTCGACGACAGCCAGCGTCAGGCCACCAAAGACGCCGGCCAGATCGCCGGCCTGAACGTGTTGCGCATCATCAACGAGCCGACCGCCGCCTCGCTCGCCTACGGCCTGGACAAGAAAAAAGACGAGCGCATCGCGGTTTACGACCTGGGAGGCGGCACCTTCGACATTTCGATCCTTGAGATCGGCGAAGGCGTCTTCGAGGTGAAGTCCACCAACGGCGACACCTATCTCGGCGGCGACGACTTCGACCTGCGGATCATGGACTGGCTCGTCGAGGAGTTCAAGAAGGATCAAGGCATCGACCTTAAGAAGGACCGCATGGCGCTCCAGCGGTTGAAGGAGGCCGCCGAGCGGGCCAAGATCGAGCTGTCCTCCTCCCAAGAGAGCGAGATCAATCTGCCGTTCATCACGGCCGACGCCAGCGGTCCGAAACACTTGGTGACCAAACTCACGAGAGCGAAGCTCGAACAGCTCGTCGATGACCTGATTCAGCGCACGATCGAACCCTGCCGGAAGGCCTTGGTCGATGCCGGGGTCGGCGCGCGGGACATCCACGAGGTGGTATTGGTCGGCGGCATGACCCGCATGCCGAAGGTCATTCAGACCGTCAAGGACTTCTTCGGCAAAGAACCCCATCGGGGCGTCAACCCCGATGAGGTGGTCGCGGTGGGGGCCGGCATTCAAGGCGGCGTCCTTAAGGGCGAGGTCAAGGATGTCCTCCTGCTGGACGTGACGCCGTTGACCCTCGGCATCGAAACGCTCGGCGGGATCTTCACCCACTTGATCGAGCGGAACACCACAATTCCGACTAAGAAGAGCCAGGTGTTCTCCACCGCCGCGGATAACCAGACCGCGGTCACGATCAGGGTCTTCCAAGGGGAGCGCGAGATGGCCAACGACAACAAGCTCCTCGGCCAGTTCGATCTCGTGGGCATTCCGCCGGCTCCGCGCGGCGTGCCGCAGGTCGAGGTGACGTTCGACATCGACGCCAACGGCATCGTGCACGTCTCGGCCAAGGACCTTGGAACCGGCAAGGAACAGTCGATCAAGATCACGGCATCAAGCGGCCTCAGCAAGGAGGAGATCGAGAAGCTCGTCCGCGACGCGCAAAGCCATTCGGACGAGGACAAGAAGCGCCGGCAGTTGGCCGAAGCCCGCAACCAGGCCGACACGCTGATCTACGGGACGGAGAAAAATCTGAACGAGCACGGCGACAAGATCTCGGAGGACGAGAAGACCAAGATCAAGGATGCGGTGGCCGCCTTGCGCAAGGCGATGGAAGGCAACGACCTCGACGCCATCCAATCCGCCACCCAAACCCTCACCTCCGCCTCCCATAAGCTGGCCGAGGAGATGTACAAGAAGGCCAGCGCCTCCGCCTCCCCGGGCGGCTCCGGAGGACCGGAAGGCAACGGCGGTGCGACCGGGAAAACCGATGAAAAGGTTGTGGACGCGGAGTTTGAAGAAGTAGACAAGGACAAAAAGTAG
- a CDS encoding WD40/YVTN/BNR-like repeat-containing protein: MPVIVWGWAIFFLCSLLSSPRIAEGAERVRVIPQKSGTTNTLMGVQARSPQLGWAVGAGGTILKTTDGGKKWRAVPSGVRTLLAGIFFADDRRGWVTGANGTILATTDGGETWIPQPTGIQATLYGITFLGGRRGWVVGDRGVILHTEDGGKHWVEQSSETTANLYSVTFLNEQHGLAVGALGTILVSQDGGANWQAQSSHSAGTFFDVAFLDDANGWVVGNAGIMLQTSDGGQQWVDRSISCVGGCKRVTDFLKIRFTDSKTGWTVGEGGALYSTADAGITWLPHPPIAKYSLFGLSFADASRGWAVGENGTILSLMP, encoded by the coding sequence ATGCCGGTAATCGTCTGGGGCTGGGCTATCTTCTTCCTCTGTTCGCTGCTCTCCTCCCCTCGTATCGCCGAAGGCGCCGAACGGGTGCGCGTGATCCCGCAAAAAAGCGGGACGACGAACACCTTGATGGGCGTGCAGGCCAGATCTCCACAATTGGGCTGGGCCGTCGGAGCCGGCGGGACGATTCTCAAGACGACCGACGGCGGGAAAAAATGGCGAGCGGTCCCCAGTGGGGTGCGAACGCTGTTGGCCGGGATCTTCTTCGCGGACGACCGTCGGGGATGGGTGACTGGGGCCAACGGGACGATCCTGGCCACGACCGACGGGGGCGAAACCTGGATACCCCAGCCGACGGGCATCCAAGCGACGCTCTATGGAATCACGTTCCTCGGCGGACGGCGAGGGTGGGTGGTTGGAGACCGGGGCGTCATTCTGCATACGGAGGATGGGGGCAAACATTGGGTCGAGCAATCCAGCGAGACGACCGCCAATCTCTACTCGGTCACGTTCTTGAACGAACAACATGGCCTGGCGGTCGGAGCCCTTGGAACGATACTCGTCAGCCAAGACGGCGGCGCCAATTGGCAGGCGCAATCCAGCCATAGCGCGGGGACGTTCTTTGACGTCGCGTTCCTGGACGACGCCAACGGTTGGGTCGTCGGCAACGCCGGGATCATGTTGCAAACGAGCGACGGCGGGCAACAATGGGTGGATCGCTCGATTTCCTGCGTCGGCGGGTGCAAGCGCGTCACGGATTTCCTGAAAATCCGCTTTACCGATTCCAAGACCGGATGGACGGTGGGAGAAGGCGGCGCGTTGTATTCGACCGCCGATGCGGGGATTACCTGGCTGCCTCACCCGCCGATTGCCAAGTATTCGCTGTTCGGCTTGTCCTTTGCCGATGCATCCCGCGGCTGGGCGGTCGGGGAGAACGGAACGATTCTGTCTCTGATGCCGTAA